TGTGGCATTGAACTAGTTAGCCACTGGAAGGTGCTTTTGCAGCAGACAAGGGAAAGGTTCTCAATGAAGTTATTTCCCAGTACGTGCCTACtctctccaatgtaaaggagCCTGCATTAAGAACACTGGATGAAGAAAATAAACCCAACAGATTCACTGGTAAAGTGTTGCTTCGCTTGGACTGTTTGGGATCCTGACTAGTGATGAGGAAGAAGGTACAgcacttcttgcagtcacaggggaaggtaacaagggggtgattggtgggaagggataagtggaCAAGGTGCTCATGGATTGAGCAACCCCTATGAAAAGCTGGGATGAGAGAGGAAGATGAGATCCCATTATGGGTGATGGAAGTTGTGGAGAATCAtgtttggatgtggaggctggtgggttggTAGGTGAGGAGGAGGGGGACTGTATCCTTGTATCTGGGGAggacagatgtgcaggaaataatGTTATGTGGGCGAGGTAGACAGCATGGCATTCCGGGGCTGTGATAAGGTCTGCTGGCGGAATGAAACGGCTGCTGGAAAATGTCCCGGAATGGAAGTGTCTAAAATAACTGGAGTTGGTGAGTTTATAAAAGTTGTTTAgatagtttgtctcctgaaatgaAGTTAGAGAGATAAACTAACAATAGCATTGttactgtaaaaacacaatgctggagaaattcagcaggtcaaactgtactgcaagtttcttcagcattgtgtttttacttcaactacagtgtctgtagactttcttgtttcacttagtATTGTTACTGCCTTTTCCCTCAGTAGAGATTAAAGGTAGagtaataaaattatttttctctgttccccacctccacTTATCTGTTTTGTGTTAATGACTCCCACCTGGCAAcataacagacccttcagcccataacctttcatccatgtgcctatccaagagtcttttaaatttccctattgtgtcagcctccatcaccaccctcagCAATATGTTCCAGACACACAtctctcccttttttttaaaaaaaaacacctgacaTTTTCCCAcagctttcctccactcaccttagatGGATGTTCTCTGGTATTACCCATTCCcaccttgggaaaaaggtgctggctgtccactctacccTTGCCTGTCATAATCTTGCACATCACTATTAAGTTGCCTTTCGTCTTCTGTTGCTCGAAAAAATGCTCTCACTTGCTTAACATTTCTTCACACCAGGCACAGCCAGCTCACTATCCTATCAATTTGTGTGGCAACTTTGAGGGATCATTGCACTTGGATCCcaagatctttctgttcttccaTGCTAAGTGACTTCCCATTGCAATTTTCTTGCATTGGGCTTTGTGATGAGGTTGTTCAGATCTAAGTTGTTAATAACAAGTTTCTTTGAGACGATTACTCCATTCTTTGGATTTTAACttaatttttggttttttttgtattttaagcATTCCATCTTCTTCATAACATCTCCATTTTTAATTGTCTTTATGTTACTCTTGAGAAGTTGCCAGCAGATAACAAATAAATTGCTAATATAGCCACCTCGGTGGTTGCTCTGAGAACTAATAGTGCCAAAGTCAAAACAAGGCAGACTACAGGGTTTGCTGGATCACAGCATGCCAGACGTGTATTTGAGATCTGGCACTTGTAGTTTACACCTGCATGCTGTTTGTCAGCATTCCTACCTGTTAGTATGGAACAAAACTATCTGTTAATTATTAATTGTGTTCATTTTGCCATAACATTGTCAGTATGCATTTAGACAATACAGTAAGATGGATAAGCCAAATAGTATATAAACCTCTGTTTAAGGTATTGAATTTCATTAACATTTGATAAACTACTGGTTAtaatttcagtattttttttcttggcTGTTTTTCAGAAATGTTGCATCATTAGTATAATAATTTGTTATTCTGCACTATTCTTTAATGTTTCAACTTGCTACTGGCAATGGGTAGAACattgtgaaaatattttgaaCAGTTATTTATCACCAAATGTTGGTTAAAACAGTTAActttttaaacatgtatttttctTAATGCTTTGAACTTGTCTGCCAATGAGAAAATAAGTGGAAATTCCCCAGTCAATGTCACAGGTGATGGCAATTGATAAGATATGGCTATCTTGCCATATTTTCTGTCCAGGTGACCCTGCTGTTGAAGAAATTGCTGTAGTCAATTTCACCAATTTGTATTGTATATGAGTCAGGTATCCAGTTCCACCTCCACTCATTGGCTGACAATGTGGGCAAataacattttgatttttttttgaaaaatatattcatttatttGCAGAAATTACTATTTGTTATGTgaaaagaaggcaagaatatccATTGTTTGATTATTCATTaataatttcattttaaattgttgcttaattGGTTCAGACCTCGTTATGGATTAGAAGAGGCCAAATTGATCAAGAGGTAGATTTTAAATACAGCTGTTGGTATTTCTGCCCTGGGTGATgggacaagtttaaaaaaaaaatgtgttctGTATTTTTCTGTGAGGAAATACTTTTGAGAATTAGGCTTCTTTGCTATTGAATTAAAGCATCAAGTTCATGAACAGTTCATGTTTCAGGTCCGAGATCCTTTATCAGATGTAATTTTCAGTTGCAAAGGAgttgggaaagggagtgagaggAAATGTTTGTTCCTCCCGCGTTGACTGCAACTGACTCTTGATTTCTATGGGTCTTGGGTCTTAAACTTAAACTGATAGTTGGGTACCAGAGCTGGTACCCAACAATGTAGAAAAAAATATTAGGAGTCCTAGATTTGCAGGAATGGATTAACAATCCCCAAACCTGACTTTATCATTAAAGTTTACTATTCCATCCGATTCATAATGGATCATTCTACGCTCTCACAGAAATGCtacagcacatttacaggattATTTTGAAATGGATTTTAGTTGTACAACTTCATTGTTAACTGAGAATGCAGTTTTCCACGTGGATATGTTACTAAGAGACAGtcgatctaatttttttttgcctgtgaaATGAAATTCAGCGGAGAGCTTAAGCTACTCTGAAGATTCAGTGGCCATCTCAGACTTTAAATCAACATGCCTATAAATTTGCAAGTGTAAATTTTCGGGCCCCGGATATTCTTGTTTCTGTTCGGGTTAACAGTTCTCAACTCGTACTTTTTAAGCGCACACAGTTCAGTCTCTGCACCCTGAGACCAAAGAGGATCGGTTTTTTTTTTGAGTACCGGACTTCGGTTGTTGGATGTTGAGGAGTAAATTGAGTGTTTCAGGGACTTTACCACGTCTGCTCAACCCAGCTAAAATTATTTTATAAACAAGATGTAATCGGACACTCCGTTTCGAGCCAATGTGTTGCAATAGGACAAAGGGGACTTCTAAGATCGATTTGGAGTAATGTTGTTAACCAATTAGAGCTTAAGAGCAAGTTTACTATTCCATCCGATTCATAATGGATCATTCTACGCTCTCACAGAAATGCTACAGCACATTTACTGGATTATTTTGAAATGGATTTTAGTTGTACAACTTCATTGTTAACTGAGAATGCAGTTTTCCACGTGGATATAGCTGAGAGTTAAAGGGGCGGAGTGAGGGATCTGACTGGCTCTCGTTCCGCCACCTCTCCCAGATCctgctgtgtgtgtgtattctgcTGGAAGACGCCCGCCAAGAAATCTTGAAAATCGGCCCCTGAAAGCACCGAAAATTAGTGCGGGTTCGAGAATCTTTACTAGAAGATCTGTTCGACTCATCGAAAATAAACTCAAAGAAGAAACGAATCGAGGTATTATTCCAAACCCGATAAATGAAATCGTTAGGGATGGTTTTTGTGTGCCGTGGACTAGATTTCGAAGGTCATCAACTTTATTGGGTTAGACTGTCTTTGAAACCTTTGATTTTAGTGCAGTATTTGCAACTTTAATCAGTCCTGGCCCTCGACCCTTCGAACGCGATGTCACGGATCATAAGGCGTATGCTGGATTATTTCTGGGCAATTTCAGTGGTTTGTCGCCCCCTGCTTGGATATAGGTTAGAATCGATTCCTCATCTTTTTCTATTCCTCGTTTATCAAATGCGTTTTCCAAATTCCCATCAAGATTATTCCGCTACTTTCCTTACAGACAGGAAAGGCGATGGTATGTGACCTTGCTGTGTCAATTTTGGAACCCGTTCTCCAATCGGAGCTAAAACGAAGGGATCGAAAGAGGATGAATTTGAATAAcaattggaaatgtggggaaacaaAAATAGCAAACTATGATCGTGTTTCTCATTAGTTCAACTGAAAGGAAGATTgtgatctcccccccccctttagcTAACAGTTGCTTGCTTGGAAGTTGCGACGCTGTATCACTTATCCAGTTGCCGCCATGACAGAAGGTAAATCCAAAAACCTTTCAGAGCAAGTTCTTTGAATAGAATGCCAGCGTGTAGTAGAGGGGAAAATAAACGAATGAGCATTTTTTTAGGTGTTTTTTCTTCCAACCGTCTAATGTATCAAGCTGTTAGGAAATTATTGGAGATTCTTCAGGGACAGAACTTGGTCGTATTTGGAAAAGCCTTGACATCGGTTTGTGCGGAGAAAAATCCGGTCTTTCAACTTGATCTTTTGAGAAACTTAAATGATTGAGTGGGCAGTGGATATTCTCCACATGGTCTTGGAGCATTTCACCTATTTACTCATGATCGACTGCTCCACAAGATTTAAGTGTCATGGAATCCTCGGTGAGTGACTAAATTGTATCAAAAATTGACGGTCAGAGGTGGAAGGGTGCTTTTCTGATAGTGGTGTATGCAGGGATCAGTTCTTTTACCTCGTTAATATAtatttggatgacaatgtagtgATCTGATTCAGTTTGCAGAAAACGTTACTGATGGAGTTGTGGGAAGATTACCAAAGAATATTTCACTTCTAGAGATCATTTGGAAATTTGGGTGGAACAATTACAGATTGTTTAACCCAAAATGTGAGATGATGCACTTTGAGAGGTCAGGTGCACaaagaacatacacagtaaaagATTATGGTTTCATTGTCATGGTAAATGGACACGTGCAACAAAATTCTTGATTGCTGCAGCAAAATGGgcacttaaaaaaaatcaactagtctgcattaaattactgaacagaaaaataataaatgaaaGAATAGATGATAGATATTCACATTTACAGTAATGCAAGAATAAATGATCTTTCAGTTGTGCAGACAGGTTTTCTGTGGTCAGTTTTTGATTAGGTTggtaagggaaggttcaagaagtAGATAAACCATTGGAGGAAAAAAATGTTCTCTAACCTAGAGGTACTTCCTGAAGGTAGTAATTATGACCAGGCTGATGGGGGTCCTTTTGATGTTAGCTGGCTTTCTGAGACAGCACCCTATGTAGATGTcttaatggatgggaggttggagcctttGGTGCACCTTGTTTACAAAGTCTGCAGCTTTCATGTTCCTGGGCACATGggctgtgatgtagccagtcaatatactttccactatacatctgCAAAAGTTTGAGTATTCATTGATGTGACAAATCTCCTCAAGCTTCTTGGAAGGTGAAGGTGTTGGAGTGCTTTTGCAGTGGCCTTGATGTGCTTACTTGCTTTCTGTTCTAGGACCGTGCTACAATATTCAATATCTCCATCTTGTATCCTGGCTTTTCATATCCTGTTATTTAGCCAAcattttagtgtcatcagcaaatgtacaGATTGTATTGGAGGTGAATGAACTTGACTACTCATGTCGTAATGAATGTAGAGGGAATAGAGCAGAGGAACTAAGCATGCATCCCAGAGGTGCATCCTCATTGATGGTTAGCAAGGGTATGATTTTGTAGATCAACACTGATTGCTTCTGTCCTCTGACAGCAGCGTCCCCTGTAGACATTCTTTATAGTGGGGACGTAGAGAATCCAGTTATGCTGGGATCATGGTGTTGAATGCTAAGATGACTAGAtgttcttgtggtccaggtgagagtggagggccagcgtGATGGCATCTTCCATTGACTTGTATTGATGAAAGGCAAATTAAAGTGGATCAGTGTCCTTCTTGAGATgagttgatttgctccataatcaacctctcaaaacactttggGTAGACACAAGTGCCTTCAGTTGATAGTTGTTAAGTCAGGTCACTTTGTTCTTCTTGTTCACTGATGtactgagagatcttgggatgCAAGTCGATAGTCTGGTAAAGAAGGTATGTGGTAGTGTTTCTTCATTGGTTATGGTATTACATAAAAGAGGTGAAAAGTAAAAGTCTTTGTAGTTAAaatcaaatgctggaggaactcagcaggtctcgcagtgtccattaggaggtaaagatgtaatacccacatttcgggcctgagtccttgtATTACCGACATGACAGAGGTGACAAGTTGTGTTGCAATTGCACAAATCTTTgcttaggccacatttggagtattgtgttcatttataGTTGCTGTATTATAGGAAGTGTAGGGATGCTTTGAAAAGGCTGCAGAAGAGGTTAACCAGGACATTGCATGGAGTGAAGTGAATGAACTTGGAGAGTTTGGACAAACCTGGATTGTTTTGTTTGGAATGTCGGTGGCGGAGGGATTGACCTAACAGATGCAAGTAAAATTGAATGTCAGAGGTTGAGTAGATGGCCAGGCTTCTTtctcccaccccaaccccaactaCCCCTAGAGTAGAAATGTCAAATATGGAGGGAATAGGGttaagatgaaagggggagattttaaatgaGAGGCACGAggcgtgttttttttttaaataggtgtCTGTAATATGCTGCTggggaagtggtagaagcagatactgttacaataggccttttcacactgctgaAGGTTGGAGGGTCAAATCGCCAGGCAGGGCAACTGGGTTCTCAACTCTGCTCGGGGTTTCCATGATTCGGGACCGCTGCTGCTGGAAAGgttgtgcgttttttttttttcttttttttggtgtCACAGCTGTGTTCATGTCACTGGGTATGGAACCCCACCACCGTGCAGAACGGAACCAGTACACGCACACGGGCCATTTAACATTACCCCCAGACCTTTCACGTGTTTGTCATGGATTGTTGGCTGTTCTCTCATCTCTTTGGGCACATGAATTCTGGCTGGGTTGGCTTGTGGTGCCACACAGTCTGTTTTTGAAGCGGGTTTAAAGCAGTTCATTTTTAGTGATGGGACTTAGTATGAGGGCTGCTTTCCACTCCCATGCTGAGCTCAGTCCAGCTTTTAGCTAGGGAGACTGAAACCAGAGTGGCAGTGCCCTGAAACAGCTCTAGAGGGCATGGTGGTGGTGTCCCACTTGCAAGAACTGGGAAGAGTCTAGTCTACCCTGATGGAAAGTAAGGGTCATTAAATTAATCTGAGTTTGTTATTTAGGAtcctgatggtggtggtggtggtgggtggggggggcgcaGATGCCaactgtacctgaacctggtTGTGCAGTTTTTCTGACACCCATGCCTCTCTCCTGATGATAGCAGCTAGAACAGGGCATATCCTGGATGGTgtaggtccttgatgattgcttctgtccTCTGACAGCAGCGTCCCCTGTAGACATTCtctatggtggggagagttttgcctgtgatgtactgggctgtgtccactaccttttgcagggctttctgttcaCAGGTGTTAgtgctcccataccaggctggtcagcatactttccactatacatttatagaagtttgccaaggtcttctatgtcataccaaacctctgtaaactcccgaggaagtaatgtgctttcttcacaatgacatttgtgtgctgggtctaggaaaggtcctctgagagaAATTTGTAGAAGAAATTCTCTTCTACAAACCCATAACTCCCACAgataccttgactacacctcttcacactttGTTTCCTATaagaattccattcctttctcttaatttctccatcacatctgcacccagggtGAGGTCATCCATGCCAAATCATCAGAGATGacttcctccttcaaaaaaatgtgcctttccctctaccaccattgaCTCGACCCTTGCCTGCCTATCCTCCATTACCCCCACATCTGCCCTAGCTCCTCCACCGCCATACATAACAAGGACTGATTACCTTTGTCCTAACCTACCACcaacagcctccacatccaacacatcatccttcACCATTTCCACCACTTACTCCATGGTCCCACTTCCAAATGTTTTGTCCATGCTCCTCCCTTCTCAGCCTTCTGCAGGGTCCACTTCCTCTGACtgtccactcctcccctctcaccATTCGCCCCTTTATGACTGCAGgcgatgctccacttgtgcctacATCCCCTtaaccattcagggccccaaacatcgcttccaaatgaagcaactcttatgaatctgcaggggtcatctactgcatccagtgcttctgTTGTGGTGATCTCAACATTGGAGAAACCGGACACAGACttagagatcactttgttgagcacttcaaCTATGTCTCCCAATGGCCATCTATTTAAATTCCCCCacaccattcccttgctgatatgtccaTGCCCTTGTGCTCTGCCAGATTAAGAatgcccacaaattggagaaaaaacatcttgcattctgtctggacatcctccaaccagatggcatgaacctCTCTGGTTTCTATTATTCACCCTCTTCACCCCTCCCCAACTatgtctcctttccctctcttcccGCTTCTCTCTGATTCCTTTACCTCAGCTCTACATTCACAGATCCAATCCCTCTCCCcttatcaattctcatctttctgcTGGTCTTTTCTCCATATTGAATTATCACTGTTTGTATGTACTCCTCCCATTTTTATTCAAATGCTGTCTgcttttttccataccttgaagaaagtttcaggcctgaaatgttggtaatatatctttacctcctatgtcaCTGGGAGAcctaatgagttcctccagcatttgtgttttttatcccccctccaatcacagtgtctttCACTCCATTTCCTCACCTTCTCTGCCTCTCAGCACTGGCATGGTGGGTTAAAGGACCTGTTCCAGAGTTCTGCTGTATTGGTTTCAGGAAACTTTTTGTTTGCATATTGTAAATATTGCCTTTTTCAATTATGCTGTTTTACTCATGAAGATTTTGGGTTGAGAGATTAAATCTGCTAATGCTTTTGCAGAATTGGTTTATTAGTAACCCTGTAGTTAGCACGCTGTTATCCATCATTGTTTCAGGATTCTTTTCATGGAAACAAATAGAATACAATAACAATAGTATCACATTCTAGCAATCCTACTTGCATGTTGTATTGACATTTTTGAATGTTGCCTTTCAAAACTTCATTACATTGAATTGTATTGTCAAAGGCATTGAGATTCAACGAAAGATTGTTTTGCAAGCCATCAAGATAAGTGATAAGTACCACAGGTAGTGCAAGACTAAAAACCAAAGTGCAGATTTTAGTGTAAACCAACAAGTGTAGGGTATAGTGTTGGAAATTTTGGTGTCCCGGTTGAACCCAATAAAGATGGCCATTTTGCATACTGCAATAAAAGTTGCAGCTGTTCTTACTGCATTTTGCTGAGCAACAAATTAACAGTAAGTTCATTTGATGCGGGCCTCTTTTCAATGCCATGGAAATTTTGAGCCTCTTGAGTGATAATGGACTTGGGCTGAACACCTCCATCTGAATGATGACATCTTAGGAAGGGTAATCATGGGACAAGGGGAAATCATCAGAATGAGATGCTCCAAGGAAGTACAGGTACACCTCGTTTTATGAAGGTAGAGTGTACCTGAGAAGCTGTTCATAAACTGAAAATTTGTAAAGGGAAGACCCATTTATTACTATTGGAGGcatttttgtaaaagcaaaaactcattaaaaaaaattctttgtatAAGCGAAATTTTGTAAAGTGAGTATTCATATAGCGGGGTTTACCTGTATAATCCATAGCAGTTTGTCTCACACAGTAGAATTGCTTGCAGCTATGTCGTCTAACGACGTTAGAATGGGACCAAGTTCAATTTATCCATTTCCTCTAAGTTGTTTTcagattttttctttccactcacataccaccttaagcaatcaccgagcacctatggcataaggattacttaaagtggtatgtgagtgaaaagaaaagaattgaaaacaacTGCTCTAAAACTTAGGGATGATATAGTGCAAAATATTTGTTGTGTGTTTTTGTATATATTGTGAAGTTTTTGCTAACttgaaatatgaaaaaaattgcaatgtacaattccttttaaaaaaaaatggtgcttATTAAATATCTCTCGCACATCCAAATATTGAACATGTATTCAAGAGTAAATAGCTTATTTGAAGACGGAGTGCATGCTCTCTGTATTCAGTGTAAacatatttggggggggggggttgggggggcatAATAACAAAAACTCAGTAATCTTTGCAGTAAAATATTTCTGATTCAATAAACTGAAACTCATCCTTATCTATTGAAACACAAAGAATTGGAAGATGTAGCATTAACTTGATATTAAAAATGCAAGTTTAGTTAAAATGTTCCCATGACAGCCTGTAGTTTTTTTCATTGAAGtaatttttattctatttttcttttaggTGCATTAAGTTGGAATACTGAAGCAAGAATTGGTGAAGTGGCTGCAATGGATTATATGATGCTTCATGAGTTATAATGTCACAGAAATTTAACTAGAGGTTCAACATTGTTTTATCCTGAAGGTGTAAGCTCTGGCTATGTGGGAAAACTAATTTGCCGTTTATGGCAGAGAGCTGAAGACCAGAATCTTTTGCTTGTCCAGGGGTTATATCCCAGaattccagtatttctgtgttattATCGATTAAGTTTGGAAAATGCCAATCCTGAAGCAGCTAGTAGCCAGTTCCAGCCAGTCTAAGCGTCGGTCCCGTGTCGACTTGACTGCAGATATGATCAGTGCACCTCTTGGTGATTTTCGCCACACGATGCATGTGGGTCGTGGAGGTGATGTCTTTGGAGACACATCTTTCCTTTCTAGCAAGGTTGGAGCTacagctcctgctcctgatgaAGCAACCCCTAAACCAGGTTTGCTCTCTCGAAAATTTAGAAGCAGCAGCAAACGATCTCAGTCAGTAACACGTGTCGATAAGCAAGATGTACTAACACAAAGTGATTCAGCTTTCTTTGTGAAAAATGCTGTATCTCTTCCTCAGCTAAATGATAAGAATGTGGAGCCAACTAATCAATTGGCAAAGAGTCTTTCATCAAGCCCTCTAAAGAAGCTTCCAAATGAAAACATGGAAAATAAACCTGTTAATGGGGCTGCCAGTGCAGTTGAAAGTAAATCAGTAGAGTATCAGGATGAGAGAGATTTTGGAGATATCACAGACCTTCCTAAATCTCTCTCCAGTGGTGGGTTTCCATTAAAACATGCTGAATCCATCATGTCGTTCCATGTTGATCTTGGTCCTTCAATGCTTGGTGATATTTTAAGTGTTATGGAGAAAGATACTTGGGAAAATGATCTTGGTTTGGGAGAAGTCAAAGAAGGTGATTATTCTAATTCACAAAAGATGACAACAGAAAAGTGTGTGGAAGATCCCTCGAGGTCAACATCTACTTTGCTGAGTACTGTTAAAAATATTTCACATAGCCCAGGTTCTGGGAGTTGTTTATCACAAGCCAGTGGCTCTGTGTCAAGTTTGGCATCCGGGACAACAGAAGAGATGAGGTCAGTTTATGAAGGAGTTAGTCATGGAAATACAGACTGCATGAAAAATACAAGTGAATCCACCGATGCCTTCGGAGCAGAGGAAAATGAAGGTGATGAATTTACTTTCATGGATGAAGAGGATGAAATTCGTGTGTAAAATTAGCTTGCAAAACAATTATTGACTTGAAGAGCAAGATGAATTTGCCTGGCCTCGCATTtgctgaattaatgaagcataGCAGGATTGCACTACACTTTTACACCAGACTCAAAACCCATTCAGTAATGGAAACTGTAACTAAAACTCTCCAGACCACATAGACTAGCAGTATCTGCAGATACTCAATGTGACTAGTTGATTGTTTGGTGGACCAGAATGAACTTTGTAAAACACAAATCCCAAATAGTGCAAGTAATGTTTGTGGTACCTTTGGTAAATAGTGCATACCATAATTGATCTTGCATAATAACTGATGAAATCAAAAATGACTTGCCCCAACAGATTGAGATTGTTTATTTCCTGTTTCAATAGTCTGCCCTGTGTTTTTAAATTCTGATTTTAACAtgttcccaattttttaagtacCATCTTCAGCTTCCCAGTTGTTCATTtagaatcaattttttttgtctatgcagaaaattctgtgcacataCATGTCACAAACATTGGGTGCAAGGTTTACAAATCTTGATgtatttcttctctctctctcagcactTCAGCTGCTGATCTTACCAAATCAGATTAATTTTACATAATGATAAACAGCTGAGCATTAAAATGTACTACGTTATTTGTTCACTATGGATTTCTATTATTTTTGTATGCATTGCATGTTCAATTATCTGTTCTATTGAAAAGCAAATTCAGTATAATCACCTTTTTTTCTATGATTGTACAACCAGGAGTTTGGATTAAATCTGACTTTGAAACCTCATCGAAACGTAAAATGGCTTCTACCAGTTTTTGCCAAGTTAATTGAaagtggatggggggggtggggtttaaaatttaaaaaaaaatcccactatAGTACCTGCTACAAAGTTGTAGTTTTAAGCAATCTTGTAGGTCTGGCAGATATTCATTAATGGAATAAATCTCACGGGTACTTCATTATAAAGTATGCTGAGATCAATGATATTGAGTAATTTATTTATTCACTGATGAGAATCAagttctaatacatttttgatttttaaaaaaagattaattgcTTTCCCTTAATTATTTTGTGCATGGTTAATCAAAAATCTTTGCATAGTTGTTTGTCTCTTGAGCATCATTTTTGCCAAGTAAATTCTTAAAGCCATGATTTGCACATTCCATTGGGAATTTGGCATCAAGGAGCAGATCAACTGCACCAATTTGTTGAATTAAATGAAaggatatttttaaactttgtttgcCAGGGCAAAATTTGGCTAaacatttaatttgtttttccagGATGCATTTGTCATTTTGGACTTGGGTGTGTTCACTGCTTTCTTTCCTACACTTCAAACAAAATCTTAGTGAAaggatgtatgtatgtgtgtgtggaataAATCTGATTATGGACAACCAAGTTGTGTACCTGAATTGTGCCTCTGCATTGTGCCTCTGCATTGTGGATGCATTTTGCAGATGAATTTGCAAATAGAAAGTCCAATGTAGATGAAACCTTTGGTATCATGAATTGTTAAATGGTAGATGCGGAACTGTAAAAATATTTAGTTTTGTTGGTAAAgtattgcattttttttgcatGTCTTGGAACAAAAGCTTTAAATGCAAGATAATGTAGCAATGAAAATGCAGATACAGTTACTTCATTTTCCATCCCCTAGAATATTGGCTGTGTCTCGAGGATTGAAATCAAAGCAAATTTTGTACAGAAAGAAAACCACTAACCAGTAGTTCATCACTAATTTTGAATGAATTgtattcattttattttgcactttTAGAACTTAGGAGTCGAGTGAGACCATT
This genomic window from Narcine bancroftii isolate sNarBan1 chromosome 3, sNarBan1.hap1, whole genome shotgun sequence contains:
- the cdc42ep4b gene encoding cdc42 effector protein 4, whose protein sequence is MPILKQLVASSSQSKRRSRVDLTADMISAPLGDFRHTMHVGRGGDVFGDTSFLSSKVGATAPAPDEATPKPGLLSRKFRSSSKRSQSVTRVDKQDVLTQSDSAFFVKNAVSLPQLNDKNVEPTNQLAKSLSSSPLKKLPNENMENKPVNGAASAVESKSVEYQDERDFGDITDLPKSLSSGGFPLKHAESIMSFHVDLGPSMLGDILSVMEKDTWENDLGLGEVKEGDYSNSQKMTTEKCVEDPSRSTSTLLSTVKNISHSPGSGSCLSQASGSVSSLASGTTEEMRSVYEGVSHGNTDCMKNTSESTDAFGAEENEGDEFTFMDEEDEIRV